The sequence CCTCTCCTTCTAGTAATGGGTTCTGAGAAGTGGTTTAGTTCCAGAAACAGGGCAAAGGATCCAGACTTTTTGTTCGATGGCTGCTTTCAGCCCCCTGATCATCCATCCTTGTGTTTTGTCTTTGTTTGCTTTAAATATGTAAATCCACTAGTGAGTGAACTGCTTGCCAGCCCATCCATTTTGCCTGTAGGATCGCCCCGTTCTATTAGCCGTAGTCACAGCTCTCTGTGGTTGAGGTCTTGGCTGGGGTTCTGCTCTTCCTAATCATGTTGATCATTGCACCCACTTTGCTCCTGACATAGAGCACCTCCACCCAGCATCTATTAATTCAACGTGTTCCATCCTTATTACCTCTAGAAGGCTAGTCAGGGAACGCCATCTCCTACCGCCATTCCTGACCTTCAGGAAAAGTAATTACTGAGCTATTTGAGCATTCTGTTGCCCTTCTCATCCATGCTTTCCTCACAGGCTTGGGAAACAGAGTTCTTCAGGCTTTCCCACGGAGCACAGCTGACTGGacacttttctgtcttttcatattGTATCCACCCTGACATGTGCACTTCTCTGAGACATTTGAGCCCTTCCTCTACCCCCTGCCTCAGAAATTCGGGGTTTTCTATGTCATGCAATGATGTGGGCAATCCCTTTTTTGAAACTTCCAAGCCATCCTAGTAGCAGACAAGCACCATCTCCCAGCACCTTGCTAAATCCTGTGACCCATAATTGCAAACTCTCTTCTCCAACGTTGGGTTctatcctctccccacccccaaggtgATCCGGTTTCCTCAGGAGCAGCCTCCTATAATCTCTCTCATGTCCCCACAGGACATGAGAGGTTGGATTGGGCTAGGTTCTGACAATCCTCTGGTATCTAGGCTTTTCCTCCGTGGATGCCAGTCACGTCCCTGGAAAGGTTATGGGCTGACTGATGCTGGGTATCAGCCTGGTATGCAGAGAGGATGTCTCTGGATATGTGGTATCTTCCCAGGCAGAgacttcctcctccacctcaaGCAAGGGAGGAGCACTGGCCTTTAACTTGTGAGGCTGAGGGGCCTGGCAGGGGCAGTCCTTACTCTGCCATCCCAGCCCTTGGCTGTCACAGAGATGGGGGCAATGCCTAGGAACTCTTTTCACCCAAGTCCAAAGCTCACCTGTGTTTTTCCTTCACAGAGAATCATGCTCTTTCCTATACCATCACTGTCATTCCTAAGCCCAGATTTGGACAACCCTGGTGTGAGGTTCAAGGCGAGGTCAGTGGGAACAAGTTTCTGTCCTATGACTGTGGTAGCAAGAAGTTCCAACCCATCGGTCCTCTGGGGATGAAGGTGAACAATACAGAGGCCTGGAAGAAACAGTCAGAAGCTCTGACAGACCTGGTGGAAGAGCTCAGAAAGATACTGCTTGACATTAAACCAGAGATTGCCACAACCAGCGGTGAGTCTGAAAGGCTCAGGGCAGAAGTAGAACAGTTTCCGTAGGGTTAGGGAGCTATGGTGTTTACATAAAAATTGGAAGTTGGTCCCACACAGGAGACTCAGCAGCCAGAGCAGACATAGAACACAGAGCAGGACCAGGAGATACAAAGGGGCCCAGAGAGTGGATGCTGGGGAGGGTTAGGGGGAAAGAATTTCTCAAGACCAGACGCTGACCTCTTTCCATGGGGGACAGACCCTCTCCCCGTGCAGGGCAGGATGCTGTGCCAGTGTAAAGCCAATGGACACACCAGCGGATCCTGGGAGTTTGGCTTCAATGGACAGATATCCCTCCTCTTTGACTCAGAGAACAGAAAGTGGACAGTGGTTCAACCTGGAGGCGAACTATTGCAAGGGACATTGGCCAATGATAGATATATAACCAAGTTGCTCATAAAGATCTCAAATGGAGACTGTAGCAAGTGGCTTGAGCAATTTTTGAAGCACTGGGAGAAAATGCTGGAGACAACAGGTAacggagagaaggaggaagttgTGCCTCTTTTTAAATGAGATCGACCTACCCCatcgtgcgtgtgtgtgtgtgtgtgtgtatgtgaaaggGTGATCCATCCATGGTGAGTTCTTCTTAGGAGAATAGTGGCCATGGGTTGGTTCTACCATCCATCCTTTCCCTTCTCACTCCTGGCATCTCTTCCTCACTGCACATGCCTCTCGTCCACTCACCGTGGATTTCTGGCTGACCCCAAACATGAGGGCATCATTCTGTTTCCAGATCTTTTCTTCTTACTGTTCCCTCTTCTTAGcctcacttttctttctcatctcaccTGGCCTCTTTCTGGAAATCCTTCAATACCACCGTAAATTTAAACTGAGAGGACTTCTCTACCACCATCCTCATGTGTCACCTCCCCTTCGGTCACAGCAGGAAGGACTGGTCACATTGTCACCCTTGCTTTCCCCATTAGCTGCATAAGTCTCTTAGGCACAGggcccagctcctctctcccttcctaccTCAGGACTTGTCACAGCGGCTGCCACAGCGTAAGGGTAGAAAATGTCTGCATTATAGTTGTCTGGGGCAGCAGGGGCTGAGGAGAAGTCTCCTCAGAGGAGATTTGAGGTCTGGACAAAAGCTGtcactcttccttttccatttcagcaTCACCAACCACGGTCCCAGCTACAGCCCAATCCAGGGCCACAGCCATCATGCCCACCGCCTGGATCTTCCTGGTGCCCCTCACCTGCTCTATTCTCCTTGGCCTCTTAGGCTGAGTCCTTCAGAGTAACAGGTACCAAGAGCAGATTGAGTGGGAAGCAAGGGGCAGATAGCCTGGTATGAGAATGGAGAAAAGTGACTTCCCACTCCCTTGGCAAATAGCCTGAACCTTCTCATCCTGGAAATGAGACCAAGTGAAGAAGACTGTAATAGCCAGGGTTCTCCTGAGGAACAGGGTCATTAGGAGATGATGCAGAGATAGGAATTGAGATAGATACTAATTGAGAATTATTATTACCTAGAGGCCTGACAACCAGGAAAACAATGGCATAAGCCACAGTCTAGGTCCAAAGGCCCAAAACCCAGCAGCACGATGACCTTGTCCCCAGCCAGGAGAAGGACATCCCAGCTCAAACTGAGAGCAAATtcgcccttcctctgcctgtttGTGCTATTCAGGCCCtcgtggattggatgatgcccaccctcATTGGTGAGggccatcttctttactcagtctgctgattcaaatACTAATCTCTTCAGGAAACAGTCTCACAGACAAACCAGAAAGAATGTTCTACCAGCTATCAGGACATcctttagcccagtcaagttgacatatagaGTTAACCAGGACAAAGACCTCATATTACTTGATAGCGATTACTCAGGCAAGTTCAACATTGAGTTCTGATTAACTCCTCACTGTCAGAGGCCAGTGGGAAAGTACAGGAGTTCACATCAAGGTTGGTGGCCTGTTGATGCCAAAGAGATTTGGCAAAATCAGGCCTAACTCACACCAGATCCTCCCTTTGGAGGGGCTCACgttggggagggaggcagcaggaacaCAAGGCATGGGAAACACGCAGTTAGGTGAGAGCAGCAGGGCAGCTCCCAGGATGTGTCACAGGGAAGGGACTCCATCCAGATGCAcagaggagaggggcctgggcctAATcccaggagcaggggtggggaggcctTGCAGATCCAACTAAAAGAGCTGGAGTTTAAGACTGCGTTCCCACAGAAAGGGGGCTAGGCGATGGCAGGTAAGGCATAAGGCGAACAGTAGAGACTGTCAGGATGAGATTGGAAGGAGGTCAGTTCGCCATGGACACCTGGGAATCCTGGCCCAGCCTTGGTGCAGTCACCTGGAAGCCAACCTCATGCTGTAGACCCCAGatcctgaggctcagagtggctgCTGCCTGGAGCAGAGGTGACTCAGGAGACAGGTGGGGCTGAGCTGCTGTTGAAGTTGAACACTCACAGCTCAGGGGAGCCAGGAAAGGCTGGGGTGGGACAGACACCCTCACACGCAGGGCCTATGAGCTGCTGGCAGGGTGAGGAGAGgttagagaggaggagaaagaggatcTTTGCCTGCAGCCCTCCCAGTGCTGGAGGAACCAGGATCCAGGCCCCTCTCTGCACAGGGGCTGCCACGGGGTCCCCTAGGCCTTCCCACTGGAGGGAGGATCAGGATCCAAGTAACAGGAACAGACTGAATCATTACTCACTTCAGTCCTGAGCCCCAAAGTGCTGTAGCAGGGCCCGGGGGTGACACTGTCatgtgggaaaggagggaggcgGTTGGCCCAGGGTGCAGGACCCAGGGGTGGGGGTACGTGGGTAGGGAACCCCATGACCCTCAGTGAGGGTGGGATTCTGACATGGGGGGTGACTGGGGAGGGGTGGCCCCAGGAGAACCAACCCAGGATTTCCTCAGTCACTGGGACAAACTTCTGTTTCCCTTTTAGAGGCTGGAGTTGCTACCTAGAAACCCCTGGGTGTCTGCCTTCGTTCCTCCACTCTCCCTTCTGGTTGGCGGCCTTGCCAtcacctgctcttcctctctccaccaccAGGAGTTTCAGCCCCTACAGCAAAGGCAGAGGCCCCAGGAGTCCTGATGACCAAGGAGATGCAGCATTGCATTCCCTTTATGCACTTGGCTGATAATCTGCTTGACACTTTATCTAAACATCGGGCCATTTCTCTTGGTGCTAAGTGTTGGGATGTCTGCACTGAGCCTCCGAACTGCTCGAACAAGAATCTCAACCCAGAGACCATTTTCCACCTTCTCTCTGGTTGTGCAAAATCAGCTGCATCTCTACATCCTGACCCTGTTCTTGTACATGATATTGCCAGAAAAATATCGTGTGAGACTGCAGAACTTCCGGGAttctttctgtgtcctgagaAACAACCTCATGTCTTTTAAACagaatgagattatatttatgattgtttccTTCAGTAATTTATTGCCCTGTCATGGATATTTAAGTGaacatcttgctttttaaaaaattatttcagaatttcattttataaccCAATAGAGGTGTAGTGGCATTCACTCTTTGTCCATATCATGGAGTAAGTAAAACCAGTGATTCTGCTAAATTACTTATGGAAACAGAGAACTGAAGGACCACTTGTAAATTATCTATCAAGCAGGACATCTGTCAGTCTCAAACGTAATCCTGACACCCTGATGCAAGCAAATATTCTGGGACTTAAACAAGGAGAATCTTTCTGATTTCAGCCCAGATCCTCCACCCCAGCAGTGACTGTCCTGTGATCCCTCCACCCTGACTTGCCTCCTTCAGTGAGAAGTCAGTCTTCACAGCAGAAACATCTCTACTTCTAAATGGTATTTTATTCCTCCATGGACAAAGGAtgagtatccagaatatgtaaagagctccTAGAAATAAACTGGAACAAGTCTGATTCTTCAAAGATACGGGGAAAATGATA is a genomic window of Equus przewalskii isolate Varuska chromosome 32, EquPr2, whole genome shotgun sequence containing:
- the LOC103548734 gene encoding UL16-binding protein 2-like — protein: MARTAGSKFAFVLLLLLQDCPRTARGENHALSYTITVIPKPRFGQPWCEVQGEVSGNKFLSYDCGSKKFQPIGPLGMKVNNTEAWKKQSEALTDLVEELRKILLDIKPEIATTSDPLPVQGRMLCQCKANGHTSGSWEFGFNGQISLLFDSENRKWTVVQPGGELLQGTLANDRYITKLLIKISNGDCSKWLEQFLKHWEKMLETTASPTTVPATAQSRATAIMPTAWIFLVPLTCSILLGLLG